A region of Micropterus dolomieu isolate WLL.071019.BEF.003 ecotype Adirondacks linkage group LG01, ASM2129224v1, whole genome shotgun sequence DNA encodes the following proteins:
- the lgsn gene encoding lengsin, whose amino-acid sequence MERINDREGRVRWRPIGCQRAERWTLDPRCFQEGQSRSKDQIDGTGMSLGHRKGVRVTGKYVPVVDWSSRGGGPSIVHPPTSTPLPPDTPTVISIGPLPHKLPERLDDRRMDEPVVGEDWTTEESTHARVPYGEMCVPRQTMEELKSILRDSPLLSIRGRDDGKPGRPYTYLHGSSSSSGGGGGGGRPDGRQDDGNPNRVFSTFKPHSDASRKGPSSSDSTSIQLPSGMDSSSSFRSDANTNRQPGVSTHTNASGSSWGETGASHSDNGKEIVEIFGNQRFISAMEQIKQQIARENINFVRFEATDLHGVSRSKTVPVRFFHEKAVYGIPMPRSYLELTLSPKSNEVDHASAANFSSDVLLIPDLSTFRVLPWAEQTARVICDPCTVTGSPLRTSPRLIAKQLLGQLQSMGFSLNSSFTYECCVLGAPDRIGPKTLLFPATTLLSNHDLPFFQQLVDNMYCMGADIDSISSASGPGQMEINLRPEFGIAAADSAFTFRTGIKEMARKHSYIASFFTDDGMYNAGVLSHSLWDANGRRSLFQSGEKAGELSEIGRKWLAGLLTHSAALSCLMSPGLGCRSHIAKTIKDPKRMLCATCGCNDNSSSFNIKCHGGRETHIDNKLGSAMANPYIVLAATVAAGLDGIRRNLNVESSLNKAPSQQKEFAIPVKLDDALEALGEDHVIRSTLGEPFVQYFIAMKKFEIETQELDDERNKCLEYFI is encoded by the exons ATGGAGCGAATAAATGACAGAGAGGGACGTGtt CGTTGGAGGCCTATAGGCTGTCAAAGAGCTGAGCGATGGACCCTCGACCCACGTTGCTTTCAG GAGGGCCAGAGTAGAAGCAAAGACCAAATAGATGGCACTGGGATGAGTCTGGGCCACAGGAAGGGAGTGAGGGTCACTGGGAAATATGTGCCTGTGGTGGACtggagcagcagaggaggaggtccATCCATCGTCCACCCTCCCACTAGCACCCCTTTACCTCCGGACACCCCGACTGTGATCTCCATCGGCCCTCTGCCTCACAAGCTCCCAGAGCGACTCGATGACCGCAGGATGGATGAACCTGTCGTCGGGGAGGACTGGACCACAGAGGAGTCCACTCACGCCAGAGTTCCCTACGGTGAGATGTGCGTCCCCAGGCAGACCatggaggagctgaagagcATCCTGAGGGACAGTCCTCTGCTCAGCATCCGGGGAAGAGATGATGGGAAGCCAGGGCGTCCTTATACATACCTCCatggaagcagcagcagcagcggcggcgGCGGTGGTGGTGGAAGGCCAGACGGACGGCAGGACGATGGAAACCCCAACAGGGTGTTCAGCACCTTCAAACCCCATTCTGATGCTTCCAGAAAGGGCCCCAGCTCCAGCGATAGCACATCTATTCAGCTGCCTTCCGGCATGGATTCATCCAGCTCATTCAGGTCTGATGCCAACACAAATAGGCAGCCTGGagttagcacacacacaaatgcaagcGGCAGCTCCTGGGGAGAGACTGGAGCTTCTCATTCAG ATAACGGAAAGGAGATTGTTGAGATTTTTGGAAATCAGAGGTTCATTTCAGCCATGGAGCAGATCAAGCAGCAGATCGCCAGAGAAAACATCAACTTTGTCCGTTTCGAGGCCACCGACCTCCATGGGGTGTCCCGGTCCAAGACAGTGCCTGTCCGCTTCTTCCAT GAGAAAGCGGTATATGGGATACCGATGCCGAGAAGCTACTTGGAGCTGACCCTGAGCCCCAAGAGCAATGAAGTGGACCACGCCAGTGCTGCCAACTTTAGCAGTGATGTCCTTTTGATCCCTGATCTTTCGACCTTCAGGGTCTTACCCTGGGCCGAGCAGACAGCCCGGGTCATATGCGACCCCTGCACGGTGACAGGAAGCCCCCTTCGTACTTCACCTCGCCTCATTGCCAAGCAGCTCCTTGGACAGCTCCAAAGCATGGGATTCTCCCTGAACTCATCCTTCACCTATGAATGCTGCGTCCTAGGAGCGCCGGACCGAATCGGACCAAAGACACTCCTTTTCCCGGCCACCACTCTGCTCAGCAACCATGACCTGCCTTTCTTCCAGCAGCTGGTGGACAACATGTATTGCATGGGCGCAGACATAGACAGCATCTCCTCTGCAAGCGGCCCCGGCCAGATGGAGATCAACCTGAGGCCAGAGTTTGGGATTGCAGCCGCAGACAGCGCCTTCACCTTCCGCACCGGCATCAAAGAGATGGCTCGTAAACACAGTTACATTGCCAGCTTCTTCACCGACGATGGCATGTACAACGCTGGGGTGCTCTCTCACAGCTTGTGGGATGCTAACGGGCGACGTAGCCTCTTCCAGAGTGGGGAGAAGGCAGGTGAGTTATCTGAGATTGGCAGGAAATGGCTGGCCGGGCTCCTCACCCACTCTGCTGCCCTGAGCTGCCTGATGTCCCCCGGGCTGGGCTGCCGGAGCCACATCGCCAAAACGATTAAAGACCCCAAACGAATGCTGTGCGCCACCTGCGGCTGCAATGATAACAGCAGCTCCTTCAACATCAAGTGtcatggagggagggagacacACATTGACAACAAGTTGGGGTCAGCCATGGCCAACCCTTACATCGTGCTGGCTGCAACTGTGGCCGCAGGCCTGGACGGCATCAGACGAAACCTGAATGTCGAGAGCAGTCTGAACAAAGCCCCCAGTCAGCAGAAGGAGTTTGCCATTCCCGTGAAGCTTGACGACGCTCTGGAGGCATTGGGGGAGGATCACGTTATCCGCAGCACCCTCGGAGAGCCGTTTGTTCAGTATTTCATCGccatgaaaaagtttgagattGAGACCCAAGAACTAGATGATGAGAGGAATAAGTGCCTAGAGTATTTTATCTAG
- the LOC123969717 gene encoding protein FAM83B-like has product MESNLSRLSSLKEEEIPVYIHPHYKESYRLAIYALLCGGKVAYEEFLRAEHISHFLSDEEILFILENAELPVVEDDSRRVTDEVSPSTYFPTESDEEVPDLDLGWPEISLEAVDTSISVLFHPPRDNTPTIKEVVRKQIQEARQVIAIAMDVFTDVDIFKEIITATLRGVAVYILLDDSQFKSFLAMSHRVGVNIQDFKNIRVRTVQGQQYQCRSGMRFRGDLEQKFILVDCQTVLFGTYSYTWTFEKINLSMVLVITGQLVCSYDEEFRRLYARSTVPAIQSKERSHVQYLRDNVGLQNSSQLSLRQIQMRSRMMHSVRGAPNDRFNNAAMMTRGLSVQDMLHPSHCAEGENMVRGHSYGGELQKLNSMTRLRMGTKDIGAPVAPERAGSNMRGGGDLQQTNRLSQQHNRHRSRYGADQNLIPFNSEISLHKWKMDIYLNNSDEPLDASCDAMSPMASPYSSHTGLNEHQSQLIHNRSREIKSRMEEMRQKRLSLQEYANLRQSQESLRHVYLIPESQKFMSSLRGLDMSVAELEPNTENGCSLKSTNHKESEPHKEGNKREIILTEGHRSASHCDVKMVPDRKTMQPYDWHEPLSRASSAADLDKKLNDPSLKLSHLQVSEPSTHHPRAMESLTEIPEEKEGSNPRVNSSDSAVFKDESEEIHKDKKAVPKENAVKTSLPAKSEHQDQAKSHQARGSHGSIGKASNNTGSAAPRERKKSISSEGETGLKAINNSTGSQHAMEAKSSHTEKRKTQHEEPTLQRKDSLRLKVYSMLTSDEKKASKKEEKSLQRKGSLRSKNPSGTSQPLRADHSQGFEVDQTTKKGQSSNIPRSQNPVSGPSETEKQKSQFPRLSPQRSSKRKTNLTAEQDQGSGSPLDDEGATVYEGHKVYSRFEYLLSTESVPRDKSMRATRMHPSEKDRGASLNRHDTGYPAYQTQSGADNKLGRFMQRVGSLINKNK; this is encoded by the exons ATGGAGTCCAATCTGTCCCGCCTGTCTTCactgaaagaagaagaaattccAGTTTACATCCACCCACATTACAAAGAATCCTACCGCCTGGCCATTTACGCCCTGCTGTGTGGAGGCAAAGTGGCCTATGAGGAGTTCCTCCGAGCCGAGCACATCAGCCACTTTCTGTCAGACGAGGAGATCCTGTTCATCTTGGAAAATGCAGAGTTACCGGTTGTGGAGGATGACTCCAGACGGGTCACAGACGAGGTCAGCCCATCCACGTACTTCCCAACCGAGTCAGATGAGGAGGTGCCCGACTTGGACCTGGGCTGGCCGGAGATCTCGCTGGAGGCCGTGGACACAAGCATCAGCGTGCTTTTCCACCCGCCCAGAGACAACACACCAACCATTAAAGAAGTGGTCCGCAAACAGATACAGGAGGCGAGGCAG GTTATTGCCATAGCTATGGACGTCTTCACTGATGTCGATATTTTCAAAGAGATCATCACTGCGACGTTGAGGGGAGTGGCAGTCTACATCCTTCTGGATGATTCCCAGTTCAAGAGCTTCCTCGCCATGTCGCACAGGGTGGGCGTCAACATCCAGGACTTCAAG AACATACGTGTTCGGACGGTTCAGGGGCAGCAGTATCAGTGTCGTTCCGGGATGAGGTTCCGTGGAGATCTGGAACAAAAATTTATTCTGGTTGACTGCCAAACAGTGTTGTTTGGAACATACAG ctacACGTGGACGTTTGAGAAGATCAACCTCAGCATGGTCCTGGTGATCACAGGTCAGCTGGTCTGCTCATACGACGAGGAGTTTCGAAGACTGTACGCTCGATCCACAGTTCCTGCAATTCAGTCCAAGGAGAGGTCGCATGTCCAGTACCTGAGAGACAACGTGGGCCTGCAGAACTCCAGCCAGCTTTCCCTCCGTCAGATTCAAATGAGATCCAGAATGATGCACAGCGTGAGAGGTGCTCCGAATGACAGGTTTAACAATGCCGCCATGATGACCAGGGGCCTGAGCGTGCAGGATATGCTACATCCATCTCACTGTGCTGAAGGGGAAAATATGGTGCGGGGACACAGTTATGGCGGAGAACTGCAGAAGTTAAACTCCATGACTCGGCTGAGGATGGGGACCAAGGACATCGGAGCCCCTGTTGCTCCTGAGAGGGCTGGATCGAATATGAGGGGGGGCGGTGACTTACAGCAGACAAACAGGTTGTCCCAGCAGCACAATAGGCACCGGAGTCGTTATGGAGCTGACCAGAATCTGATACCGTTCAACTCTGAAATATCTCTCCACAAGTGGAAGATGGACATATACCTTAACAACAGCGATGAGCCTCTAGATGCATCATGTGATGCGATGTCCCCAATGGCATCTCCATATAGTAGTCACACAGGCTTAAACGAGCATCAGTCACAGCTTATTCACAACAGGTCAAGGGAAATTAAGTCCAGGATGGAAGAAATGAGGCAAAAGAGGCTCAGTCTGCAGGAATACGCCAATCTCAGGCAAAGCCAAGAGTCCTTGAGGCATGTGTATCTGATTCCGGAAAGTCAAAAATTTATGTCTTCATTAAGAGGTCTGGACATGAGTGTGGCAGAATTAGAGCCAAATACAGAAAACGGTTGCAGCCTGAAATCGACTAACCACAAAGAGAGTGAGCCGCACAAGGAAGGCAATAAAAGAGAGATCATTCTCACCGAGGGCCACCGCTCTGCCTCTCACTGTGATGTCAAAATGGTTCCAGATCGAAAGACAATGCAGCCCTACGACTGGCATGAGCCTCTTTCAAGGGCATCCTCAGCTGCCGATTTAGATAAGAAACTCAACGATCCATCGCTTAAGCTCTCTCATTTGCAGGTTAGCGAACCAAGTACCCATCACCCAAGAGCAATGGAGTCTTTGACTGAAATCCCTGAAGAGAAAGAGGGTTCAAATCCACGTGTCAACAGTTCGGACTCTGCTGTATTCAAAGATGAAAGTGAGGAGATTCACAAAGACAAGAAAGCTGTACCAAAGGAGAATGCTGTGAAAACAAGCTTACCTGCAAAATCAGAGCATCAGGATCAAGCAAAATCACATCAAGCCAGAGGAAGCCATGGTTCTATAGGTAAGGCATCCAACAACACAGGCTCAGCTGCTccaagggaaagaaagaaatcaataTCCAGTGAGGGAGAAACTGGCCTGAAGGCCATAAACAATTCTACAGGATCTCAGCATGCAATGGAAGCTAAGAGTAGTCacacagaaaaaaggaaaacacagcaCGAGGAACCGACCCTTCAAAGGAAGGATTCCTTGAGACTGAAAGTATATTCGATGCTTACGTCAGACGAAAAGAAAGCATCCAAAAAAGAGGAGAAGTCACTCCAAAGAAAGGGCTCATTGAGATCTAAGAATCCCTCAGGAACAAGCCAACCCCTCAGAGCAGACCATTCACAGGGATTTGAAGTAGatcaaacaacaaagaaaggTCAGTCGTCAAACATCCCCAGGTCACAGAACCCTGTCAGTGGTCCATCTGAGACAGAGAAGCAAAAATCTCAATTCCCAAGATTATCTCCTCAGCGATCAAGCAAAAGAAAGACGAACCTTACAGCAGAGCAGGACCAAGGCTCTGGCAGCCCTCTGGACGACGAGGGAGCAACTGTCTATGAAGGACACAAAGTCTACAGTCGATTTGAATATTTGCTTAGTACTGAAAGTGTTCCTCGGGATAAATCAATGAGGGCGACAAGGATGCATCcctcagagaaagacagaggcgCTTCCCTGAACAGGCATGACACTGGCTATCCAGCGTATCAGACACAAAGTGGTGCTGACAACAAACTGGGAAGATTCATGCAACGAGTAGGAAGTCTAATAAACAAGAACAAGTag